A region from the Melanotaenia boesemani isolate fMelBoe1 chromosome 11, fMelBoe1.pri, whole genome shotgun sequence genome encodes:
- the LOC121648718 gene encoding selenoprotein Pa isoform X2: protein MWTCLSLLLTLCLLHGGGAESEGGGPRCQLPPAWKIGEVEPMKGSMGRVTVVTLLQASULFCLVQASRMEGLRQTLESQGLRDVAYMVINHQGEQAQRLHPMLAERLPEGVTLYKQDGQQPDIWQSLGGEKDDFLIYDRCGRLTHHISLPYSIIGHGHIENAIKDTYCKHICGECSYETAETPEECKPKADAQPDGDGSPAGGDATQRDHSHHHSHGHHGHHGHHGHNRHGDNHFFHPRGVGRGHDNNHGHHHHGNHDSAAHGSDFGQGQSQQGLGSEGHDHHNGASQSQHHLDSDQMQQAVHIQEMTQRAQGAPTRPUVTDTGRUKSKFSUQWTAGSDNEASPKASUCUHURRLFGDAGSEQSLGLUHCDEALPASCQUHGLMGDAVNNVRETUQURLPPAAUQQPQTAQ from the exons ATGTGGACATGCCTTAGTCTGCTCCTCACTCTCTGCCTGCTCCATGGGGGCGGTGCAGAGAGTGAAGGGGGTGGGCCTCGCTGTCAGCTGCCACCAGCCTGGAAGATCGGGGAGGTGGAGCCGATGAAAGGGTCAATGGGCCGGGTGACAGTGGTGACCCTTTTACAGGCCAGCTGACTGTTCTGTTTGGTGCAGGCTTCCAG AATGGAGGGCCTGCGCCAGACACTGGAGAGTCAGGGGCTGAGGGATGTGGCTTATATGGTCATAAACCACCAGGGGGAGCAAGCGCAGCGCCTGCATCCCATGCTGGCTGAGCGACTTCCAGAGGGCGTCACACTCTACAAACAGGATGGGCAACAGCCTGATATTTGGCAGTCACTAGGTGGAGAGAAAGATGATTTTCTCATTTATGACag GTGTGGCCGTCTCACCCATCACATTTCACTTCCATACTCTATCATTGGACATGGCCATATTGAGAATGCAATCAAAGATACCTATTGCAAACACATATGTGGAGAGTGTTCATATGAG ACTGCTGAGACTCCAGAGGAATGCAAACCAAAAGCAGATGCACAGCCTGATGGAGATGGTAGTCCAGCTGGAGGTGATGCAACGCAGCGTGATCACAGTCATCATCACAGCCATGGTCATCATGGTCATCATGGTCATCATGGTCACAACCGCCATGGGGATAATCATTTTTTCCATCCCCGTGGCGTTGGTCGTGGCCATGATAACAACCATGGTCatcatcaccatggaaaccatgATAGTGCGGCCCATGGTTCTGACTTTGGACAAGGTCAAAGTCAGCAAGGTTTGGGTTCAGAAGGACATGATCACCACAATGGGGCATCTCAAAGTCAGCATCATTTAGACTCAGATCAGATGCAGCAAGCAGTGCACATACAGGAGATGACACAGAGGGCCCAAGGAGCCCCCACTAGGCCTTGAGTAACAGACACAGGGAGGTGAAAGTCGAAGTTCAGCTGACAGTGGACAGCAGGCTCTGACAATGAAGCCTCTCCTAAGGCCAGCTGATGCTGACACTGACGCAGGTTGTTTGGCGATGCAGGGAGTGAGCAGTCGCTTGGtctctgacactgtgatgaggCGTTGCCCGCCTCCTGTCAGTGACACGGGCTAATGGGCGATGCAGTTAATAATGTTAGGGAGACCTGACAGTGACGCTTGCCTCCTGCTGCCTGACAGCAGCCTCAGACAGCCCAATGA
- the ghra gene encoding growth hormone receptor a codes for MVISVSSPNLLLLLMISSLDWLPSPGSAFLIDQNHMTSSAPFEPHFTECISREQVTFSCWWSPGTFHNLSAPGALKVFYLKKERISPSEWKECPEYNHSNRECFFDANHTMIWVPYCMQLRSENNITYFNEDDCFTVENIVRPDPPVSLNWTLLNISPSGLSYDVTVSWEPPPSADVGVGWMRLEYEIQYRERNSTNWEALEMQPHTQQTIYGLHTGKEYEVHIHCRMQGFIKFGKFSDPIFIQVTEIPSKESTVPVTLVLIFGIVGILILIMLIAISQQHRLMLVLLPPVPAPKIKGIDSEMLKKGKLQELNFMLNGGNGGGLPTYTTNFYQDEPWVEFIEVDEEDADTAEKEDNQGSDTQRLLGLPQPVSHIILGCSNTISQPDDDSGRASCFDADVSEQDTQMLIATLLPGQLEDEEVSLDFAESTPALERGETPLVQTQTEGPQTWVNTDFYAQVSNVMPSGGVVLSPGQQHRIQENTSASEKEIQKKGKQNEDNEGQKEEEPQFQLLVLDPEGSGYTTESNIQQISTPPSSPMPGEGYQIIQPQPMETKPVATKNANQSPYILPDSPQSQLFPPVADYTVVQELDTHHSLLLNPPPHQSPPPCLPQHPLKSPMPVGYITPDLLGNLSP; via the exons CTCCCTTTGAGCCACATTTCACAGAGTGCATATCAAGGGAGCAGGTGACATTCAGCTGTTGGTGGAGTCCAGGCACCTTTCACAACCTGTCTGCCCCTGGAGCACTCAAAGTCTTCTaccttaaaaaagaaagaat TTCCCCCAGTGAATGGAAGGAATGTCCAGAGTATAACCATTCAAATAGGGAGTGTTTCTTTGATGCAAACCACACAATGATTTGGGTCCCCTACTGCATGCAGCTTCGTAGCGAAAACAACATcacatattttaatgaagatgaCTGTTTTACTGTGGAGAATATTG TGCGTCCTGACCCACCCGTGTCCCTTAACTGGACTCTGCTGAACATAAGTCCCTCTGGGCTAAGTTACGATGTCACAGTCAGCTGGGAGCCCCCACCCTCTGCAGACGTTGGTGTGGGCTGGATGCGCCTTGAGTATGAAATCCAGTACAGAGAGAGAAATTCCACAAACTGGGAAGCA TTGGAGATGCAGCCACACACTCAGCAGACAATCTACGGTCTGCACACAGGAAAAGAGTATGAAGTGCATATCCACTGCAGAATGCAGGGCTTCATTAAGTTTGGCAAGTTCAGTGACCCCATCTTCATCCAAGTGACTGAGATTCCTAGTAAGG AGTCTACTGTCCCAGTCACTCTGGTTCTTATTTTTGGGATTGTGGGTATTCTCATACTCATCATGTTGATAGCCATCTCACAGCAGCACAG ATTAATGTTGGTTCTGTTGCCACCTGTTCCTGCACCTAAAATCAAAGGCATTGATTCAGAGATGTTAAAG AAGGGAAAACTGCAGGAGCTGAATTTTATGCTGAATGGTGGAAATGGAGGTGGTCTGCCAACTTATACAACAAACTTCTATCAAGATGAGCCATGGGTTGAGTTTATTGAGGTGGATGAGGAAGATGCAGATACTGCGGAGAAGGAGGACAACCAGGGCTCAGACACCCAGAGGCTCCTGGGGTTACCCCAACCCGTCAGCCACATAATTTTAGGCTGCTCCAACACCATCAG TCAACCTGATGATGATTCAGGCCGGGCCAGCTGTTTCGATGCAGATGTGTCTGAACAGGACACCCAAATGCTGATTGCCACTCTTCTGCCAGGCCAACTTGAGGATGAAGAAGTCTCCCTGGACTTTGCAGAAAGTACCCCAGCCTTGGAGAGAGGTGAAACGCCCCTTGTCCAAACCCAAACTGAAGGACCCCAGACTTGGGTCAACACAGACTTCTACGCCCAAGTCAGTAATGTTATGCCCTCTGGGGGCGTGGTACTGTCTCCTGGCCAGCAACATAGAATCCAGGAAAACACCTCAGCCTCAGAGAAGGAAATACAAAAGaagggaaaacaaaatgaagacaaTGAGgggcagaaagaagaagagcCTCAGTTTCAGTTGCTGGTGCTGGATCCAGAGGGAAGTGGCTACACTACAGAGAGCAACATCCAGCAGATTAGCACTCCCCCTAGTTCTCCCATGCCTGGGGAGGGATACCAAATCATACAACCTCAGCCAATGGAAACCAAGCCTGTTGCCACAAAAAATGCTAATCAATCACCTTACATTCTTCCTGACTCTCCACAATCCCAATTATTTCCCCCTGTTGCAGACTACACAGTGGTACAGGAGTTAGACACTCATCACAGTCTGCTCCTCAACCCACCTCCCCACCAGTCTCCCCCTCCCTGCCTGCCACAGCACCCCCTCAAATCCCCTATGCCTGTAGGTTACATTACCCCAGACCTGCTGGGGAACCTTTCACCATGA
- the znf131 gene encoding zinc finger protein 131 isoform X2: MATEVEVNGGCEYPAHYKVMMDKLNEQRQLDQFTDITLIVDGHQFRAHKAVLAACSQFFHNFFQDFTQEPLVEIEGVSNKAFRQLMEFTYTATLTIAGEDEVFDVWKAAEYLQMQEAIKALNNKIKENSSLPSRSKGKKRKIAETSNVITESLPTVEGEHVEIEVTGEASIEVEESGLEEVVDGEKSAQEASDDSALALLADITSKYQQGEPTTQVIKRDGIEEEIVYQEETVAASKVLENVEVVEVQISQFDNMFRCSKCDRSFKLYYHLKQHLKTHQGSLEKPHVCGHCGKAYTREGALKQHISTFHFDAEELSRSQKPQKKVHVCEYCKKHFDHFGHFKEHLRKHTGEKPYECPDCHERFARNSTLKCHMAACQNGAGAKKGRKKLYECQVCSSVFNSWDQFKDHLVSHTGEKPNHCTVCDIWFTHAKDLKAHLKDVHSIEDKTTEELVITDAAAATLTIATQNIEGAETVLLDDGIQVEHVTVEPLDMMEMEETATVVVEDGGVGEMCEEDVERLKRAGLQIQVVHVTAADVDVQQVVNAQVEVDLEGEMVNVEEAERAVVV; this comes from the exons ATGGCGACAGAGGTGGAGGTGAATGGAGGTTGTGAGTACCCAGCTCACTACAAAGTCATGATGGACAAACTTAATGAACAGCGACAGCTGGACCAGTTCACAGACATTACTCTAATTGTGGATG gacATCAATTCAGAGCTCATAAAGCAGTGCTGGCAGCATGCAGCCAGTTTTTCCACAATTTCTTCCAGGATTTTACCCAGGAACCTCTGGTGGAGATAGAAG GAGTGAGCAACAAAGCCTTTCGCCAGCTGATGGAGTTTACTTACACAGCAACGCTCACTATAGCTGGGGAGGATGAGGTTTTTGACGTGTGGAAGGCTGCTGAATATCTACAGATGCAAGAAGCCATCAAGGCTCTCAACAATAA GATAAAAGAGAATTCCTCTCTGCCATCGAGGAGTAAAGGTAAAAAGAGGAAGATTGCAGAGACGTCTAATGTAATTACAGAAAGCTTGCCAACAGTGGAAGGGGAACAT GTAGAGATTGAGGTGACGGGAGAAGCATCCATTGAGGTGGAGGAGTCTGGACTGGAGGAAGTGGTAGATGGAGAAAAAAGTGCTCAGGAAGCATCAGATGACTCTGCTTTGGCTCTTCTTGCTGACATAACTAGCAAATACCAGCAAGGGGAGCCAACAACACAGGTGATCAAGAGAGATGGGATAGAAGAG GAAATTGTGTATCAGGAGGAAACTGTGGCTGCATCCAAAGTCCTGGAGAATGTTGAAGTCGTTGAGGTGCAGATATCCCAATTTGACAACATGTTCCGTTGCAGCAAGTGTGACCGCAGCTTCAAGCTGTACTACCACCTCAAACAGCACTTAAAAACTCACCAGGGCTCACTGGAGAAACCCCATGTTTGTGGCCACTGTGGCAAAGCGTACACGCGGGAAGGAGCCCTGAAGCAGCACATCAGCACGTTTCATTTTGATGCAGAGGAACTGTCTCGAAGCCAAAAACCCCAGAAGAAAGTGCATGTTTGTGAATATTGCAAGAAGCACTTTGACCACTTCGGCCATTTTAAGGAGCACTTGCGGAAACACACCG gaGAAAAACCTTATGAGTGTCCAGATTGTCATGAGCGCTTTGCACGAAACAGCACACTGAAGTGCCATATGGCAGCCTGTCAGAATGGGGCTGGAGCCAAAAAAGGACGAAAGAAACTCTATGAGTGCCAG GTATGCAGCAGCGTGTTCAACAGCTGGGACCAGTTCAAAGACCATCTTGTGAGCCACACCGGAGAAAAGCCGAATCACTGTACCGTGTGTGACATATGGTTCACTCACGCCAAAGACTTAAAGGCCCACCTCAAAGATGTACATTCAATTGAGGATAAGACCACAGAAGAATTGGTCATCACTGATGCGGCAGCTGCCACTCTCACCATAGCAACACAGAACATAGAAGGAGCTGAAACCGTCCTGTTGGATGATGGTATTCAGGTTGAACACGTCACAGTCGAGCCTTTAGATATGATGGAAATGGAAGAGACTGCAACTGTTgtggtggaggatggaggagtcGGGGAGATGTGTGAGGAGGATGTAGAGAGATTAAAACGGGCAGGGCTACAGATCCAGGTGGTGCACGTGACTGCAGCTGACGTTGATGTGCAGCAGGTTGTGAACGCTCAAGTGGAAGTAGATTTGGAGGGAGAGATGGTGAACGTGGAGGAAGCAGAACGAGCAGTGGTAGTGTGA
- the znf131 gene encoding zinc finger protein 131 isoform X1: MATEVEVNGGCEYPAHYKVMMDKLNEQRQLDQFTDITLIVDGHQFRAHKAVLAACSQFFHNFFQDFTQEPLVEIEGVSNKAFRQLMEFTYTATLTIAGEDEVFDVWKAAEYLQMQEAIKALNNKIKENSSLPSRSKGKKRKIAETSNVITESLPTVEGEHVEIEVTGEASIEVEESGLEEVVDGEKSAQEASDDSALALLADITSKYQQGEPTTQVIKRDGIEEQEIVYQEETVAASKVLENVEVVEVQISQFDNMFRCSKCDRSFKLYYHLKQHLKTHQGSLEKPHVCGHCGKAYTREGALKQHISTFHFDAEELSRSQKPQKKVHVCEYCKKHFDHFGHFKEHLRKHTGEKPYECPDCHERFARNSTLKCHMAACQNGAGAKKGRKKLYECQVCSSVFNSWDQFKDHLVSHTGEKPNHCTVCDIWFTHAKDLKAHLKDVHSIEDKTTEELVITDAAAATLTIATQNIEGAETVLLDDGIQVEHVTVEPLDMMEMEETATVVVEDGGVGEMCEEDVERLKRAGLQIQVVHVTAADVDVQQVVNAQVEVDLEGEMVNVEEAERAVVV, translated from the exons ATGGCGACAGAGGTGGAGGTGAATGGAGGTTGTGAGTACCCAGCTCACTACAAAGTCATGATGGACAAACTTAATGAACAGCGACAGCTGGACCAGTTCACAGACATTACTCTAATTGTGGATG gacATCAATTCAGAGCTCATAAAGCAGTGCTGGCAGCATGCAGCCAGTTTTTCCACAATTTCTTCCAGGATTTTACCCAGGAACCTCTGGTGGAGATAGAAG GAGTGAGCAACAAAGCCTTTCGCCAGCTGATGGAGTTTACTTACACAGCAACGCTCACTATAGCTGGGGAGGATGAGGTTTTTGACGTGTGGAAGGCTGCTGAATATCTACAGATGCAAGAAGCCATCAAGGCTCTCAACAATAA GATAAAAGAGAATTCCTCTCTGCCATCGAGGAGTAAAGGTAAAAAGAGGAAGATTGCAGAGACGTCTAATGTAATTACAGAAAGCTTGCCAACAGTGGAAGGGGAACAT GTAGAGATTGAGGTGACGGGAGAAGCATCCATTGAGGTGGAGGAGTCTGGACTGGAGGAAGTGGTAGATGGAGAAAAAAGTGCTCAGGAAGCATCAGATGACTCTGCTTTGGCTCTTCTTGCTGACATAACTAGCAAATACCAGCAAGGGGAGCCAACAACACAGGTGATCAAGAGAGATGGGATAGAAGAG cAGGAAATTGTGTATCAGGAGGAAACTGTGGCTGCATCCAAAGTCCTGGAGAATGTTGAAGTCGTTGAGGTGCAGATATCCCAATTTGACAACATGTTCCGTTGCAGCAAGTGTGACCGCAGCTTCAAGCTGTACTACCACCTCAAACAGCACTTAAAAACTCACCAGGGCTCACTGGAGAAACCCCATGTTTGTGGCCACTGTGGCAAAGCGTACACGCGGGAAGGAGCCCTGAAGCAGCACATCAGCACGTTTCATTTTGATGCAGAGGAACTGTCTCGAAGCCAAAAACCCCAGAAGAAAGTGCATGTTTGTGAATATTGCAAGAAGCACTTTGACCACTTCGGCCATTTTAAGGAGCACTTGCGGAAACACACCG gaGAAAAACCTTATGAGTGTCCAGATTGTCATGAGCGCTTTGCACGAAACAGCACACTGAAGTGCCATATGGCAGCCTGTCAGAATGGGGCTGGAGCCAAAAAAGGACGAAAGAAACTCTATGAGTGCCAG GTATGCAGCAGCGTGTTCAACAGCTGGGACCAGTTCAAAGACCATCTTGTGAGCCACACCGGAGAAAAGCCGAATCACTGTACCGTGTGTGACATATGGTTCACTCACGCCAAAGACTTAAAGGCCCACCTCAAAGATGTACATTCAATTGAGGATAAGACCACAGAAGAATTGGTCATCACTGATGCGGCAGCTGCCACTCTCACCATAGCAACACAGAACATAGAAGGAGCTGAAACCGTCCTGTTGGATGATGGTATTCAGGTTGAACACGTCACAGTCGAGCCTTTAGATATGATGGAAATGGAAGAGACTGCAACTGTTgtggtggaggatggaggagtcGGGGAGATGTGTGAGGAGGATGTAGAGAGATTAAAACGGGCAGGGCTACAGATCCAGGTGGTGCACGTGACTGCAGCTGACGTTGATGTGCAGCAGGTTGTGAACGCTCAAGTGGAAGTAGATTTGGAGGGAGAGATGGTGAACGTGGAGGAAGCAGAACGAGCAGTGGTAGTGTGA
- the LOC121648718 gene encoding selenoprotein Pa isoform X1, whose product MWTCLSLLLTLCLLHGGGAESEGGGPRCQLPPAWKIGEVEPMKGSMGRVTVVTLLQASULFCLVQASRMEGLRQTLESQGLRDVAYMVINHQGEQAQRLHPMLAERLPEGVTLYKQDGQQPDIWQSLGGEKDDFLIYDRCGRLTHHISLPYSIIGHGHIENAIKDTYCKHICGECSYETAETPEECKPKADAQPDGDGSPAGGDATQRDHSHHHSHGHHGHHGHHGHNRHGDNHFFHPRGVGRGHDNNHGHHHHGNHDSAAHGSDFGQGQSQQGLGSEGHDHHNGASQSQHHLDSDQMQQAVHIQEMTQRAQGAPTRPUVTDTGRUKSKFSUQWTAGSDNEASPKASUCUHURRLFGDAGSEQSLGLUHCDEALPASCQUHGLMGDAVNNVRETUQURLPPAAUQQPQTAQUAUPPGVVS is encoded by the exons ATGTGGACATGCCTTAGTCTGCTCCTCACTCTCTGCCTGCTCCATGGGGGCGGTGCAGAGAGTGAAGGGGGTGGGCCTCGCTGTCAGCTGCCACCAGCCTGGAAGATCGGGGAGGTGGAGCCGATGAAAGGGTCAATGGGCCGGGTGACAGTGGTGACCCTTTTACAGGCCAGCTGACTGTTCTGTTTGGTGCAGGCTTCCAG AATGGAGGGCCTGCGCCAGACACTGGAGAGTCAGGGGCTGAGGGATGTGGCTTATATGGTCATAAACCACCAGGGGGAGCAAGCGCAGCGCCTGCATCCCATGCTGGCTGAGCGACTTCCAGAGGGCGTCACACTCTACAAACAGGATGGGCAACAGCCTGATATTTGGCAGTCACTAGGTGGAGAGAAAGATGATTTTCTCATTTATGACag GTGTGGCCGTCTCACCCATCACATTTCACTTCCATACTCTATCATTGGACATGGCCATATTGAGAATGCAATCAAAGATACCTATTGCAAACACATATGTGGAGAGTGTTCATATGAG ACTGCTGAGACTCCAGAGGAATGCAAACCAAAAGCAGATGCACAGCCTGATGGAGATGGTAGTCCAGCTGGAGGTGATGCAACGCAGCGTGATCACAGTCATCATCACAGCCATGGTCATCATGGTCATCATGGTCATCATGGTCACAACCGCCATGGGGATAATCATTTTTTCCATCCCCGTGGCGTTGGTCGTGGCCATGATAACAACCATGGTCatcatcaccatggaaaccatgATAGTGCGGCCCATGGTTCTGACTTTGGACAAGGTCAAAGTCAGCAAGGTTTGGGTTCAGAAGGACATGATCACCACAATGGGGCATCTCAAAGTCAGCATCATTTAGACTCAGATCAGATGCAGCAAGCAGTGCACATACAGGAGATGACACAGAGGGCCCAAGGAGCCCCCACTAGGCCTTGAGTAACAGACACAGGGAGGTGAAAGTCGAAGTTCAGCTGACAGTGGACAGCAGGCTCTGACAATGAAGCCTCTCCTAAGGCCAGCTGATGCTGACACTGACGCAGGTTGTTTGGCGATGCAGGGAGTGAGCAGTCGCTTGGtctctgacactgtgatgaggCGTTGCCCGCCTCCTGTCAGTGACACGGGCTAATGGGCGATGCAGTTAATAATGTTAGGGAGACCTGACAGTGACGCTTGCCTCCTGCTGCCTGACAGCAGCCTCAGACAGCCCAATGAGCCTGACCCCCTGGTGTTGTTAGCTGA